Within Deltaproteobacteria bacterium, the genomic segment GAAGTCCCCTCAATAACTGGTTTTAAACTTGAGAGTGCTCAAGCTTTGGTTGAGGCTAGAGGGTTGCAGCTTACTATTGCTGAAAAAAAATCAGACACCAAAGTTGCGCCTGGCCATATAATTTCTCAAAGTCCTTTTGCCGGCGCCAGACTCAAATATGGTGAAAAAGTCGGAGTAGTAGTTGCTAAAATACCAACGGTAGTAAAAACTCCGGCGCTTATTGGGCAACCATTAAATGAAGCAAAATTAACTTTAAAAGAAGCAAAGTTAGAACTTGGTGAAGTAACAGAAGTCGAAAAAGCTGAGGCGATTCCTGGTAGTGTTATTCGGCAAAGTATTGCAGCCGATGTTGAAGTAAAAGTTGGCGCTGCGGTAGATCTGGTAATCGCAAAAGCTATAGATACTGTAGCAGTGCCAAATGTTGTTGGTCGCATGGTTGGTAGCGCCAAAAAACAACTGATTAAAGCTGGTTTTAAAATTGGCAAAATAAGTTATCGTATCGATGACCTTGAAGACGAAGGCGTAGTGTTAGCTCAAAAACCAGGTGCAGATGAGCAAGCACCCAAAGGTTCAGAGATAGAACTAACAGTTAGCACCTACTAAGACACGCCCTGATAGTTCTGCTTTTTTTGCATTGCTGGAATAAAATCAATATGACGCCTTGAGGTGTTAACTGAGGCGAGTTGTACTTTTATTTTATCACCAAGCGATATGCGGTGGCCTGAACAACGCGCGATTAATGTATTATCGTTATTATAAAAGTCATAAAAATCATTGAAAGTTTTACTAAGCGTTGCGATGGCTAATAATCCCTCAAGCCAAGGGTCGTTTACCCGTACAAAAGCACCAGAATCATGCACGCTGGTCACAATTGCATCAAACTCTTTGCCGATATAGCGAGCAGCAACATGACACGCCATTAATTGTTCTACTTTACGTTCAGCATCTTGTGCACGTCGTTCTTGCTCAGAAGCCTGCACAGCACTTTTTTCAAGTTTGGCTTTATTTAAACGATGCTGTCCCCATAATGAGTATAAGCTGCGGTGCACTAGTAAATCAGGGTAACGACGAATTGGTGAAGTAAAATGAACATATGCATTAGAAGCCAAGCCATAATGTCCAAGGTTTTCAGCACTATAATGAGCTTGTGCCAAACTACGTAACAACAACATCATACCTGCATCTTTTTGCGGCAGTTTTTTTATCGCTTCGCATAATAGTGCTAATTTTTTATGTGCATCAATAAAAATGCCATAAGTTGCCGCCCAAGAAGATAGTGCAGTGATTTTTTTAAGGTCAGGTTTTTCATGAACTCTAAAAATAGTATGGCATTTATTTTTAATTAAATATTCAGCGACAGCTTCATTAGCGGCTATCATCAAGTCTTCGATTAATTGATGAGCTTCAGTGCGAATGAGTTCATTAACATGCGTTGCAATACCATCAGGGCCTAACTTGATTTGCGGCTCTTTAATATCAAGATCAATGGCACCACGTTGCCGGCGTTGTTTGTGTAAATAGCGGGCAGCAGTTAGTAGCGCGGGTAGGCTAGGGTGCAGTTTACGACCTTGATCATGATTTAGATAGTGCTGCACTTCTGTATAAGTTAGCCTGGCGCTACTGACTATAAGCGATGGATAGATCGTAATATCATCACAATAGCCATTTTGATGAACCAGCATTTCACAAGTAAGTGTAAGACGTGGTTGCTGTGGCACTAATGAACACGCTTCATTTGATAATGCTGCTGGTAACATTGGGATTGCACAATGCGGAAAATAAACACTAGTACCACGCTCGCGCGCCGCCGCATCTATAGCGCTATTTAATGTTACATAGTGGGAGACATCAGCAATTGAAACCCACACACGAATAGCCGTCGCTTCTTTTTGCGCTGCTACAGCATCATCAAAATCGCGAGCATCTTCACCATCAATAGTAATATGAGCAATAGAGCGCA encodes:
- a CDS encoding PASTA domain-containing protein, which encodes EVPSITGFKLESAQALVEARGLQLTIAEKKSDTKVAPGHIISQSPFAGARLKYGEKVGVVVAKIPTVVKTPALIGQPLNEAKLTLKEAKLELGEVTEVEKAEAIPGSVIRQSIAADVEVKVGAAVDLVIAKAIDTVAVPNVVGRMVGSAKKQLIKAGFKIGKISYRIDDLEDEGVVLAQKPGADEQAPKGSEIELTVSTY
- a CDS encoding VacB/RNase II family 3'-5' exoribonuclease is translated as MAKPKARTRIPVKARKPHQRSYASLQHRLKSTRNKSYKDPQLKTGVVKINPDGNGHLRIKPSAKANIFLPAQTLTGISDGDTVTVSIEIGRKGRKYGRVIARGEITNTEIVGLLRQRGKNWYIFPQSELPALQANIPTKFGRIKAGHAVVALVTKLSSSTKSGQATITKVLGHPHDPKVQVEMLIHSFGIPLQFDKTVNHAATCLAKNDPLAILVSEPKRRDLRSIAHITIDGEDARDFDDAVAAQKEATAIRVWVSIADVSHYVTLNSAIDAAARERGTSVYFPHCAIPMLPAALSNEACSLVPQQPRLTLTCEMLVHQNGYCDDITIYPSLIVSSARLTYTEVQHYLNHDQGRKLHPSLPALLTAARYLHKQRRQRGAIDLDIKEPQIKLGPDGIATHVNELIRTEAHQLIEDLMIAANEAVAEYLIKNKCHTIFRVHEKPDLKKITALSSWAATYGIFIDAHKKLALLCEAIKKLPQKDAGMMLLLRSLAQAHYSAENLGHYGLASNAYVHFTSPIRRYPDLLVHRSLYSLWGQHRLNKAKLEKSAVQASEQERRAQDAERKVEQLMACHVAARYIGKEFDAIVTSVHDSGAFVRVNDPWLEGLLAIATLSKTFNDFYDFYNNDNTLIARCSGHRISLGDKIKVQLASVNTSRRHIDFIPAMQKKQNYQGVS